A genomic stretch from Luteolibacter flavescens includes:
- the serS gene encoding serine--tRNA ligase — MLDIREIRENTDAVRERLKARGGNHWTLIDEVLACDESRRKAETEKQQLQSERKSTSKQIGMLKGKGEDTSAIEAAVREINDKIAALDTESDAAGTRQAELLMEIPNLPHPACPVGEDETANPVVRTFGEKPEIPGAQDHLTLAEALGIISLDDATRIAGSGFAVYRGKGAKLERALINFLLDLQSGEHGYEEVNVPHVVLRECMEGTGQLPKFEDDMYGTDAGEDGRNQLFLAPTAEVPVTNLYRDTLLHESDLPKRLCAYTPCFRREAGSAGRDNRGIIRMHQFDKVELVQVVHPDHGLETLEALTGHAEAVLQKLGLHYRTIELCTGDLGANSAKTYDIEVWAPGHGKYLEVSSCSWFGDFQARRMKLRFKDGEGKNRFCHTLNGSGTALPRLYVALMEQYQQPDGSIRIPEALVPYFGATEIR, encoded by the coding sequence ATGCTCGATATCCGCGAGATCCGCGAAAACACCGATGCCGTCCGCGAACGCCTGAAGGCGCGCGGCGGCAACCACTGGACGCTCATCGACGAAGTGCTCGCCTGCGACGAATCCCGCCGCAAGGCCGAGACCGAGAAGCAACAGCTCCAGTCCGAGCGGAAGAGCACGTCCAAGCAGATCGGCATGCTGAAGGGCAAGGGCGAGGACACCTCGGCCATCGAGGCCGCCGTGCGCGAGATCAATGACAAGATCGCCGCCCTCGACACCGAGTCGGATGCCGCAGGCACCCGCCAGGCCGAGCTGCTGATGGAGATCCCGAATCTCCCGCACCCCGCGTGCCCGGTCGGCGAGGACGAGACGGCGAACCCCGTCGTCCGCACCTTTGGCGAGAAGCCGGAGATCCCCGGCGCGCAGGACCACCTCACGCTGGCCGAGGCGCTCGGCATCATCTCGCTCGATGATGCCACCCGCATCGCCGGATCCGGCTTCGCCGTCTATCGCGGCAAGGGCGCGAAGCTCGAGCGCGCGCTGATCAATTTCCTGCTCGATCTCCAGTCCGGCGAGCACGGCTACGAGGAGGTGAATGTCCCGCACGTCGTCCTGCGCGAGTGCATGGAAGGCACCGGCCAGCTCCCGAAATTCGAGGACGACATGTACGGCACGGACGCCGGTGAAGACGGCCGGAACCAGCTCTTCCTCGCGCCGACCGCCGAGGTGCCGGTGACGAATCTTTACCGCGACACGCTGCTCCACGAGAGCGACCTGCCGAAGCGCCTGTGCGCCTACACGCCGTGCTTCCGCCGCGAGGCCGGCAGCGCGGGCCGCGACAACCGCGGGATCATCCGCATGCACCAGTTCGACAAGGTGGAGCTGGTCCAGGTGGTCCATCCCGACCACGGGCTGGAGACGCTGGAGGCCCTGACCGGCCACGCGGAGGCCGTCTTGCAAAAGCTCGGCCTGCACTACCGCACGATCGAGCTTTGCACCGGTGACCTCGGCGCGAATTCCGCGAAGACCTACGACATCGAGGTCTGGGCACCGGGTCACGGGAAGTACCTCGAGGTCTCGAGCTGCTCGTGGTTCGGCGATTTCCAGGCGCGCCGCATGAAGCTCCGCTTCAAGGACGGGGAGGGGAAGAACCGCTTCTGCCACACCTTGAATGGCTCCGGCACCGCCCTGCCGCGCCTCTACGTGGCGCTCATGGAGCAGTACCAGCAGCCCGACGGCTCCATCAGGATCCCGGAGGCACTGGTGCCGTACTTCGGCGCGACGGAGATACGGTGA
- a CDS encoding serine/threonine-protein kinase, translating into MEERYEIRGKLGQGGLGAVYRAWDHALKREVAVKRIVSGDDDVHRDEATKQMEKETGALAALQHPNIVTIYDVGSDEDGPFVVMELLTGQTLDEIVEKAPLTWPDFRELVLQIQEALVAAQHLGLVHRDLKPSNIMVNWLPSGRFQTKIVDFGLAKFSPKTSIDTIEQGDIFGSIFYMAPEQFERAPIDSRLDMYSIGCVYYFTLTGQNPFQGETAHQVMAAHLEHRVIPLGEVRPDIPKWAADWVMWHINRYPVERPENARESMKSFIQLDQPISQAIVQPVVPAGPPAALRPRMASGAPQRPTPVPTAMVATQAVKTHTAPQPLAPPDGAPPSLHSGATDPDPEPEPEEVPAGPPPPDIPPPPSPVAVTGPVTTVRRAPGAGVPGPTIQFSMPAKKKGMSEGQRNMLAVLGGLLLLVIIYFFVTQFS; encoded by the coding sequence ATGGAGGAACGATATGAGATTCGCGGGAAGCTCGGCCAAGGCGGTCTGGGTGCGGTTTACCGCGCTTGGGACCACGCCTTGAAGCGCGAGGTGGCGGTGAAACGGATCGTTTCCGGTGACGATGACGTCCATCGCGACGAGGCGACGAAGCAGATGGAGAAGGAGACCGGCGCCCTCGCCGCCCTCCAGCATCCGAATATCGTCACCATCTACGACGTCGGCTCGGATGAGGACGGCCCCTTCGTCGTCATGGAGTTGCTCACCGGCCAGACGCTGGATGAGATCGTGGAAAAAGCGCCGCTGACGTGGCCGGATTTCCGCGAGCTGGTCCTCCAGATCCAGGAGGCGCTCGTCGCCGCCCAGCACCTCGGTCTCGTCCATCGCGACCTGAAGCCGTCGAATATCATGGTGAACTGGCTGCCGTCCGGCCGCTTCCAGACCAAGATCGTCGATTTCGGCCTCGCGAAATTCAGCCCGAAGACGTCCATCGACACCATCGAGCAGGGGGACATCTTCGGCTCGATCTTCTACATGGCCCCGGAGCAGTTCGAGCGCGCGCCGATCGACTCGCGCTTGGACATGTATTCCATCGGCTGCGTCTATTATTTCACGCTGACCGGGCAGAATCCTTTCCAAGGCGAGACCGCCCATCAGGTGATGGCCGCGCATTTGGAGCACCGCGTCATCCCGCTCGGCGAGGTCCGCCCGGACATCCCGAAGTGGGCGGCAGACTGGGTGATGTGGCACATCAACCGCTACCCGGTGGAGCGCCCGGAAAATGCCCGCGAGAGCATGAAGAGCTTCATCCAGCTCGATCAGCCGATCTCCCAGGCCATCGTCCAGCCGGTGGTGCCTGCCGGTCCGCCCGCCGCCCTGCGCCCGCGCATGGCCAGCGGTGCCCCGCAGCGCCCGACCCCCGTGCCCACCGCCATGGTGGCCACCCAGGCGGTGAAGACGCACACCGCGCCGCAGCCGCTGGCCCCGCCGGATGGCGCGCCGCCCAGCCTGCACTCTGGCGCGACGGATCCCGATCCTGAGCCCGAGCCGGAGGAAGTGCCCGCAGGCCCGCCTCCGCCGGATATCCCGCCGCCGCCCTCGCCCGTGGCGGTCACCGGCCCGGTCACCACCGTGCGCCGCGCCCCCGGTGCCGGAGTGCCCGGCCCCACGATCCAGTTTTCCATGCCCGCGAAGAAAAAGGGCATGAGCGAGGGCCAGCGGAACATGCTCGCCGTGCTCGGTGGCCTGCTGCTGCTGGTCATCATCTATTTCTTCGTGACCCAATTTTCCTAG